From the genome of Fusarium oxysporum f. sp. lycopersici 4287 chromosome 3, whole genome shotgun sequence, one region includes:
- a CDS encoding hypothetical protein (At least one base has a quality score < 10), with the protein MLDTRAPKCEAGINLIRLDLMHGKSFTGFGKPGDCKNLPKNVNDFDVDSRGTKSLVPCFECTVYEKSDCQPGDSITIGGNRAFKAMGKKKQHWRSWKCECKD; encoded by the coding sequence ATGCTCGATACCCGTGCACCTAAGTGTGAGGCAGGCATCAACCTGATCAGACTCGATCTCATGCACGGTAAATCATTCACTGGGTTTGGCAAACCAGGCGACTGCAAAAACCTCCCAAAGAATGTCAATGACTTTGATGTCGATTCCCGAGGCACTAAATCGCTTGTGCCGTGCTTTGAGTGCACGGTATACGAGAAATCCGATTGTCAGCCTGGTGACAGCATAACGATTGGAGGCAATAGAGCATTCAAGGCCATGGGCAAAAAGAAGCAGCactggaggagctggaagTGCGAGTGCAAGGACTAA